A window of the Sphingomonas piscis genome harbors these coding sequences:
- a CDS encoding PilZ domain-containing protein yields the protein MLAFLETFQVGGNRRRTERRTLKLIVEGSTERTPGIQVEISNISRTGMLVQTSADLSAGDRLVLELPETGKAEAEVIWSRGQQFGCNFVIPISLAGVSAALLQSPTLTIRSADHTSFVRPSWSSPRRQFLFYSTLASTIAVLIILAMYVAADLLRAS from the coding sequence ATGTTAGCTTTCCTCGAAACATTTCAGGTCGGAGGAAACCGCCGGCGAACAGAACGGCGGACGCTCAAGCTCATCGTAGAAGGTTCAACGGAGCGTACGCCAGGCATCCAAGTTGAGATAAGCAACATCTCACGTACTGGGATGCTGGTTCAAACATCCGCGGATTTGTCAGCCGGCGATCGACTTGTGCTTGAGCTGCCCGAGACGGGCAAGGCTGAAGCGGAGGTAATCTGGAGCAGAGGTCAGCAGTTCGGTTGCAACTTCGTAATACCAATCTCCCTTGCCGGGGTGAGCGCCGCATTGCTCCAAAGTCCGACGCTGACCATTAGAAGCGCCGATCATACGTCGTTCGTGCGGCCAAGCTGGAGTTCACCGCGGAGGCAATTTCTCTTCTACAGCACACTGGCAAGCACGATCGCCGTGCTGATAATCTTAGCAATGTACGTGGCTGCCGACCTCCTGCGAGCTTCCTAA
- a CDS encoding SOS response-associated peptidase, with the protein MCNLYRLSPAREEVARLFSVSIGQIGNWASGEVYPGYPGVVVAQGELRSMVWGFPLVFKGKNGQPLKPKAVNNTRADKLDTFMWRYSFQERRCLIPVSAFAEAEGEKGAKTRTWFTLPDEEVYAVAGIWRETPEWGLAYSMVMTEACIHVADVHDRMPVILKREQWADWLDGPPDAASLLCRPYPDLVVCDRTTDSWVRRSSTQTN; encoded by the coding sequence ATGTGCAATCTCTACCGCTTGTCACCCGCTCGTGAGGAAGTCGCCCGACTGTTCAGCGTTTCTATTGGGCAGATAGGTAACTGGGCCAGTGGTGAGGTCTACCCTGGCTACCCTGGCGTTGTTGTCGCCCAGGGCGAGCTGCGGAGCATGGTTTGGGGCTTTCCGCTCGTGTTCAAAGGAAAGAACGGTCAGCCTCTCAAGCCCAAGGCGGTGAACAACACACGCGCTGACAAGCTCGACACCTTCATGTGGCGCTACAGCTTCCAGGAGCGGCGATGCTTAATCCCGGTAAGCGCGTTCGCTGAGGCTGAAGGTGAGAAGGGAGCGAAGACGCGCACCTGGTTCACGCTGCCGGACGAGGAAGTCTATGCCGTCGCTGGGATTTGGCGGGAGACGCCAGAGTGGGGCCTCGCCTACTCGATGGTCATGACTGAGGCCTGCATCCACGTTGCTGACGTGCACGATCGGATGCCGGTGATCCTGAAGCGGGAGCAATGGGCTGACTGGCTGGATGGTCCACCAGATGCGGCGAGCTTGCTCTGTCGACCTTACCCTGACCTGGTGGTTTGTGATCGAACGACGGACAGCTGGGTCCGGCGCTCCTCAACTCAGACCAACTAG
- a CDS encoding winged helix DNA-binding protein has product MLLELYSAHLGQRRLSVSSLCGGSGVPPTTALRWITTLEKQRLIARRNDPMDGRRVFVELSFSGVEAMDAYFQANLPAPI; this is encoded by the coding sequence ATGCTGCTCGAACTCTACTCTGCACACCTTGGGCAGCGTCGACTTTCCGTAAGCAGTCTTTGCGGTGGCTCTGGCGTTCCACCGACGACGGCGCTGCGCTGGATCACAACGCTGGAAAAGCAGCGGCTAATCGCCCGTCGAAACGATCCTATGGATGGCCGACGGGTTTTCGTTGAGCTTTCGTTCAGCGGCGTGGAGGCGATGGACGCGTACTTCCAAGCTAACCTGCCGGCCCCGATCTAA
- a CDS encoding glucokinase yields the protein MAFQKLFPRLQAIVADVGRNVVRVGLTDDLGRLNHETVREYDPAAQSTISTAISAFARDVGLRSFPPRAAFAVSGVPRGETISITKSRWILSRAGLTAMFRAPPLIINDFAANAWAMSDPKCSGRMEPMTPTIVRPDLPGTYCILGLGSGLGVAIVSRDEYGLVNVVPTEGGHLGLMHGLSGADRILNKLQAGGTPVTAETLFSGLGLLSTYRAVCELRGQAPRCTSLAELLAPAMMTHDPAVLETLEFVGRGFWHFAGNMVMAYGAWDGLILTGSVAAALKSVLRRPDLAASFNVKGPWMRQLASTPKASISFKHAELEGAAVALLMNDRRQQAAEQLSVAARAA from the coding sequence ATGGCATTCCAGAAGTTATTTCCGCGCTTACAGGCAATCGTAGCCGACGTCGGAAGGAACGTGGTCAGGGTTGGGCTGACCGACGATCTAGGCCGCCTAAACCATGAAACCGTACGGGAGTATGATCCCGCTGCCCAATCTACCATCTCGACAGCGATCTCAGCCTTTGCGCGAGATGTTGGGCTAAGGTCATTCCCGCCCCGAGCCGCTTTTGCGGTTTCCGGAGTGCCTCGGGGAGAGACAATCTCCATCACCAAAAGCCGGTGGATACTGTCGAGAGCCGGACTGACTGCGATGTTTAGGGCACCACCCCTCATCATCAATGACTTCGCGGCGAATGCATGGGCAATGAGCGATCCGAAGTGCAGCGGGCGTATGGAACCCATGACACCAACGATCGTGCGCCCTGACCTGCCAGGAACCTATTGCATTCTAGGGCTCGGCAGCGGTCTTGGTGTGGCTATCGTATCCCGTGACGAATACGGCCTCGTGAACGTCGTCCCTACTGAGGGCGGCCACTTGGGACTGATGCATGGGCTCAGTGGAGCGGACCGCATCCTCAACAAACTTCAAGCAGGAGGCACACCGGTCACAGCCGAGACTTTATTCTCCGGTCTTGGCCTTCTTTCCACATACCGCGCAGTTTGCGAGCTTCGCGGACAAGCTCCCCGTTGCACCTCACTCGCAGAGTTACTCGCCCCGGCAATGATGACGCACGATCCCGCGGTACTTGAGACACTTGAGTTCGTTGGCAGAGGCTTCTGGCACTTCGCCGGGAATATGGTCATGGCATATGGTGCCTGGGACGGTCTGATTTTGACCGGAAGCGTCGCCGCTGCTCTGAAGAGCGTCCTTCGCCGGCCTGACCTTGCGGCATCGTTCAACGTCAAAGGACCTTGGATGCGTCAGCTTGCTAGTACGCCGAAGGCCAGCATCTCGTTCAAGCACGCAGAACTCGAAGGTGCTGCTGTGGCACTGCTAATGAATGATCGTCGGCAGCAAGCTGCTGAACAATTGTCAGTAGCAGCAAGGGCTGCCTGA
- a CDS encoding TetR-like C-terminal domain-containing protein produces MLVVAAEARARSGTDHTRSYFDGRMAQLSPMFDDAIARGELPSTVDREGLFTLAAGSIYFRLFIAARKVDNDFIHSLVDRVCSIFCVPK; encoded by the coding sequence ATGCTTGTTGTTGCGGCTGAGGCTCGCGCAAGATCGGGCACGGATCACACTCGGTCCTACTTCGATGGACGCATGGCGCAGCTTAGCCCCATGTTCGACGATGCGATTGCGCGGGGAGAGTTACCGTCCACCGTTGACCGCGAGGGATTGTTCACGCTTGCGGCTGGTTCAATCTACTTCCGATTGTTCATCGCTGCTCGGAAGGTGGACAATGACTTCATCCACTCGCTGGTCGATCGGGTTTGCTCCATATTCTGTGTGCCTAAGTGA
- a CDS encoding CSS-motif domain-containing protein — translation MLVRQQTAARDETVAQGLARSALLSAERSGAQLYAAATSINRMTQAQACSRAGLQNMREIDLGSTLLQGVGWAEGNTLRCSSFGATDPIELGPANFVSTTGSIFRTRVKLSDPDLNYVIVQTGSSVGVIHKDLALSFVENVPGLAVGVFSWSTSEPIISRGEVDPKFLRLGGGGDAIFRDEGHTVAIVRSGKHDIGAVAVLPAAHSANFAAQAARILIPTGVLVGLLLSTFLVRYARARASLPMLIRAALKRREFYLVYQPIVELVSGKMVGVEALIRWDRGMHSRSRPTVSYRLLKKLVLFLKLPRVCLSFSSKMPSTS, via the coding sequence ATGTTGGTTCGTCAGCAGACGGCCGCAAGAGATGAAACGGTCGCGCAGGGTCTGGCTCGCAGTGCCCTTCTAAGTGCCGAACGAAGCGGAGCTCAGCTCTATGCCGCAGCCACTTCAATCAACAGGATGACGCAAGCTCAGGCATGCTCTCGTGCCGGGCTACAAAACATGCGTGAAATCGATCTGGGCTCAACGCTGCTACAGGGTGTCGGTTGGGCGGAAGGTAATACCCTTCGGTGTTCCTCGTTTGGAGCCACGGACCCCATCGAACTTGGACCAGCAAACTTCGTGTCCACAACTGGTTCGATCTTCAGGACCAGGGTGAAGTTGTCGGACCCGGACCTCAACTACGTGATCGTTCAGACAGGATCTTCAGTAGGAGTTATTCACAAGGATCTGGCGCTAAGTTTCGTCGAGAACGTCCCTGGGCTGGCAGTGGGCGTTTTCTCCTGGTCGACGAGCGAGCCAATAATCAGTCGCGGCGAGGTTGATCCAAAGTTCCTACGGCTTGGAGGCGGCGGCGACGCAATCTTCAGAGACGAAGGCCACACAGTTGCCATTGTTCGGTCTGGCAAACACGACATTGGCGCAGTCGCCGTGTTACCTGCGGCCCACTCGGCCAACTTCGCAGCACAAGCCGCTAGGATCCTAATACCGACCGGCGTCTTAGTAGGTCTGCTGCTCTCCACGTTCCTGGTTCGATATGCTCGAGCCCGCGCGTCGCTGCCAATGCTGATTCGAGCGGCTCTGAAACGTAGAGAGTTTTATTTGGTGTATCAGCCAATCGTCGAACTCGTATCCGGCAAGATGGTAGGCGTCGAAGCACTCATCCGCTGGGACCGGGGGATGCATTCCCGATCCCGCCCGACCGTTTCATACCGGTTGCTGAAGAAGCTGGTCTTATTCCTCAAGTTGCCGCGCGTGTGCTTGAGCTTCTCGTCCAAGATGCCAAGCACATCCTGA
- a CDS encoding EAL domain-containing protein — protein MPQVAARVLELLVQDAKHILMLSPLCHFAVNFAAADLHRTNIFEEVSALVESSGIRFTSLVIEATERSLVEVERASESMQRLRAAGIKVAIDDFGTGYSSLAYLAQLEVDFLKIDKLFVQSLGTDSATSHVALRIIDMANDLSLSIVAEGVETKEQEQSLKELGVGHAQGYLYGRPMVLDDLLDDLRRQRAAAKCRGQSQL, from the coding sequence ATTCCTCAAGTTGCCGCGCGTGTGCTTGAGCTTCTCGTCCAAGATGCCAAGCACATCCTGATGCTCAGCCCTCTGTGTCACTTTGCAGTGAACTTCGCAGCTGCTGATCTGCACCGTACCAACATTTTCGAGGAAGTGAGTGCCTTGGTGGAGTCCTCCGGCATTCGCTTCACCAGCCTTGTTATCGAAGCCACCGAACGCAGCTTGGTCGAAGTTGAGCGAGCAAGTGAGTCAATGCAGCGGCTACGGGCAGCTGGCATCAAGGTTGCTATCGATGACTTCGGCACGGGATACTCTAGCTTGGCGTACCTCGCCCAGCTCGAGGTAGACTTCCTCAAGATCGACAAGCTCTTCGTGCAGTCCCTCGGAACCGACTCTGCGACGAGCCATGTTGCCCTGCGGATCATCGATATGGCCAATGACCTTTCACTATCAATCGTCGCAGAAGGCGTGGAGACAAAGGAGCAGGAGCAATCCCTAAAAGAACTCGGCGTCGGACATGCTCAAGGGTATCTCTATGGCCGGCCGATGGTCTTAGATGACCTACTGGATGATCTCCGGAGGCAGCGTGCTGCTGCAAAGTGCCGGGGTCAGTCGCAGCTTTGA
- a CDS encoding DUF5681 domain-containing protein, whose product MSEDINDREDEVGYGRPPRSTRFQKVRSGNPKGRPRNSRREIPYDHVLGQMVTIREDGRERRVTAAEAFMLQLTRKGLQGDSASARASLAAIELARSKREPAGPEITAIICKGVTPGGVGCTLDNLGMAVKRDKYGDNTRHELKPWLIELALERLGSRRLSIEEQRIVVDATHKPGTVRWPEWWAISR is encoded by the coding sequence GTGAGTGAAGACATCAACGATCGTGAGGATGAGGTAGGCTACGGCCGACCTCCAAGGTCAACGCGCTTTCAGAAGGTCAGGAGCGGTAATCCAAAGGGGCGCCCAAGAAACAGCCGCCGGGAAATCCCGTACGACCACGTGCTTGGGCAAATGGTGACCATCCGCGAGGATGGAAGAGAGCGCAGAGTAACGGCTGCTGAAGCGTTCATGCTCCAGCTCACCAGGAAAGGTCTTCAGGGCGATAGCGCTTCAGCTCGAGCTTCGTTGGCCGCGATCGAGTTAGCTCGATCCAAGCGTGAGCCCGCGGGACCGGAGATCACTGCAATTATCTGCAAAGGCGTCACACCGGGAGGTGTGGGATGTACCCTCGATAATCTTGGTATGGCCGTTAAGCGGGACAAATACGGCGATAACACACGTCATGAGCTAAAACCCTGGCTTATCGAATTGGCTTTGGAGCGACTGGGGTCTCGTCGGCTGTCTATCGAAGAGCAAAGAATCGTTGTCGATGCGACCCATAAGCCGGGAACCGTGCGCTGGCCGGAATGGTGGGCCATTAGTCGATAG
- a CDS encoding DUF5681 domain-containing protein → MSGRFQKGQSGNPAGRPKARRPHISAFDVIIDKTLTVTQNGVERELTIDEALQLQTYQAALKGSKMAVRHVLKMIEAREVALAKAAPAPRSKPIKFQWENDARNADEAMLLLGITVRDPSWTQPCQYGVRMKMANWAVQAGLSRPGRRKLSQNQIDSVKWSAFEPDKLRWPRGARGE, encoded by the coding sequence ATGAGCGGGCGGTTCCAGAAAGGGCAGAGCGGGAATCCTGCCGGTCGGCCCAAGGCGCGCCGGCCGCACATCTCTGCGTTCGACGTCATCATCGATAAGACCCTGACCGTCACTCAAAACGGGGTTGAGCGCGAACTTACGATCGATGAGGCGCTGCAGTTGCAGACCTATCAAGCAGCGCTGAAGGGCAGCAAAATGGCAGTGCGGCATGTCCTCAAGATGATCGAGGCGCGAGAAGTCGCTCTTGCCAAAGCAGCGCCTGCTCCTCGCAGCAAACCAATCAAGTTCCAATGGGAGAATGACGCTAGGAATGCCGACGAGGCCATGCTGCTCCTGGGCATCACTGTTCGTGATCCAAGCTGGACGCAGCCATGTCAGTACGGCGTAAGAATGAAGATGGCGAACTGGGCAGTCCAAGCGGGTCTCAGTAGGCCAGGCAGGCGAAAGCTTTCCCAAAACCAAATCGACTCTGTGAAGTGGAGTGCGTTCGAACCTGACAAACTCAGGTGGCCGCGGGGAGCACGCGGTGAGTGA
- a CDS encoding site-specific DNA-methyltransferase, whose amino-acid sequence MKQSVAGALPTRSLTVVYRPIGDLRPDPRNARTHSKKQIDQICASIWEFGFTNPVLVDEQSMLIAGHGRLRAAREMGLAEVPVIELSGLSEVQKKALRLADNKIALNAGWDTEILKLELADIATLDFDFDLTLTGFASGEIDIVLKAANDPHEEVIPAVPSEPKTQLGDIWVLGEHRIGCGDGRDVEFLKHVVGEGAAIDAAFMDPPYNVKINGHANAKGRHREFAMASGEMTENQFREFLRQTLTAAEAVSRSGAVHFVCMDWRHIDDVAAVGREVYDDLLNICVWNKSNAGMGSLYRSKHEMVFVYRVGDAPHANMVQLGKHGRNRTNVWDYPSVNSMAGSRREDLALHPTVKPVAMVADAYQDVTRRGDLVFDMFLGSGTSLIAAERTGRTFRGCDIDPAYVDVAVERWVQMTGGTPVLERPE is encoded by the coding sequence ATGAAGCAGAGTGTCGCGGGGGCGTTACCCACTCGCTCGCTGACGGTCGTGTATCGACCGATCGGTGACCTTCGTCCGGATCCACGCAATGCGCGGACCCATTCCAAAAAGCAGATCGATCAGATCTGCGCGAGTATCTGGGAGTTCGGGTTCACGAACCCAGTGCTCGTTGATGAGCAGTCGATGCTCATTGCGGGGCACGGCCGATTACGCGCTGCCAGGGAAATGGGCCTTGCTGAGGTGCCCGTCATCGAGCTGAGTGGCCTCTCAGAGGTCCAGAAGAAGGCACTTCGGCTCGCGGATAACAAGATCGCTCTGAATGCTGGCTGGGACACGGAGATCCTCAAGCTGGAGCTTGCCGACATTGCCACCCTGGACTTCGACTTCGATCTGACGCTCACCGGCTTTGCGAGCGGCGAGATCGATATCGTGCTGAAGGCGGCAAATGACCCCCACGAGGAGGTCATCCCGGCGGTACCCTCTGAGCCGAAGACGCAGCTTGGCGATATATGGGTGCTGGGTGAGCATCGCATCGGCTGCGGCGATGGGCGCGACGTCGAGTTCCTGAAGCATGTTGTGGGTGAGGGCGCTGCCATCGACGCAGCATTCATGGACCCGCCATATAACGTGAAGATCAACGGCCACGCCAACGCAAAGGGGCGCCACCGCGAGTTCGCCATGGCGTCCGGCGAGATGACCGAGAACCAGTTCCGTGAGTTCCTGCGCCAGACACTGACGGCGGCGGAAGCGGTCTCACGCTCAGGCGCGGTCCACTTCGTCTGCATGGACTGGCGGCACATTGACGATGTGGCTGCCGTCGGTCGCGAAGTTTATGACGACCTTTTGAACATCTGCGTGTGGAATAAGAGCAACGCGGGGATGGGCTCGCTTTACCGTTCCAAGCACGAGATGGTGTTCGTGTATCGCGTCGGCGATGCGCCGCACGCGAACATGGTCCAGCTTGGGAAGCACGGCCGTAATCGGACCAACGTATGGGACTACCCATCGGTCAACTCGATGGCCGGCAGCCGGCGAGAAGACCTGGCGCTGCATCCGACCGTCAAGCCGGTCGCCATGGTTGCCGATGCCTATCAGGACGTGACCCGACGCGGAGATTTGGTGTTCGACATGTTCCTGGGCTCGGGAACGTCGTTGATTGCTGCCGAGCGGACCGGCCGCACGTTCCGCGGCTGCGACATCGATCCGGCCTATGTCGATGTTGCCGTGGAGCGCTGGGTGCAGATGACCGGCGGCACGCCGGTGCTGGAGCGGCCCGAATGA
- a CDS encoding YqaJ viral recombinase family protein, giving the protein MITQSPGSAIREPDPQQSFDLAAAEQPVSAHWPMLGSLGLSPGQLAARRESIGGSDANIILSGDPKRVLELWEQKTGQREPEDLSAKLPVMLGCWTEPFNRQWYEQVSGERVVFAGMTMTCPTYGWRTCTLDGLVERTGAVWEAKHTGAFVKGEEVLERYMPQLQHNMAIARVDRAILSVIYGNHKHEVMEVAADWLYQLDLLEAEEAFWSAVVDGTPPVVVAPPPPPRVFGSREICLQGNNAWAAAADDWLQHRTAARLFGEAASAIKGMVDDDVGRAFGHGVEAKRSKAGALTIRELVP; this is encoded by the coding sequence ATGATCACGCAGTCACCTGGATCCGCGATCCGCGAGCCTGATCCACAGCAATCGTTCGACCTGGCCGCGGCTGAGCAGCCTGTATCGGCCCACTGGCCAATGCTTGGCTCCTTGGGCTTGTCCCCGGGCCAGCTTGCAGCGAGGCGCGAGAGCATCGGCGGCTCGGATGCCAACATCATCCTGTCGGGCGATCCGAAGCGTGTTCTGGAGCTGTGGGAGCAGAAGACCGGTCAGCGCGAGCCTGAGGACCTCAGTGCCAAGCTGCCGGTGATGCTTGGCTGCTGGACCGAGCCGTTCAACCGGCAATGGTATGAGCAGGTCAGCGGCGAGCGGGTCGTGTTTGCCGGCATGACCATGACCTGCCCGACCTATGGCTGGCGCACCTGCACGCTGGATGGGCTGGTGGAGCGAACGGGCGCCGTGTGGGAGGCCAAGCACACGGGCGCGTTCGTGAAGGGCGAGGAGGTGCTGGAGCGCTACATGCCCCAGCTCCAGCACAACATGGCGATCGCAAGGGTCGACCGTGCGATCCTGTCGGTCATCTACGGAAACCACAAGCACGAGGTGATGGAGGTTGCCGCCGACTGGCTCTACCAGCTCGATCTGCTTGAGGCAGAAGAAGCGTTCTGGAGCGCGGTGGTGGATGGCACGCCGCCGGTGGTGGTCGCCCCTCCCCCGCCGCCACGCGTGTTCGGCTCCCGCGAGATCTGCCTCCAGGGCAACAATGCCTGGGCAGCGGCAGCCGACGACTGGCTGCAGCACAGGACCGCTGCGAGGCTGTTCGGAGAAGCTGCATCCGCGATCAAGGGCATGGTTGATGACGATGTCGGACGAGCGTTCGGCCATGGTGTTGAAGCGAAGCGATCGAAGGCCGGTGCGCTGACCATCCGCGAGCTTGTGCCGTGA
- a CDS encoding ERF family protein yields the protein MSGALVYQAISGVAADLANLGLAKSMINTDDGYGYRSIDQLMNRLAPILAVRKLCILPRVLERSSAERRQGDDLLTNVTLKVAYDLVSPEDGSSHTVEVYGEALDRSDKATPKALTAAYKAAMLQTFCVPVAGMEDADASSPRLNGAAATSAAATINDTEPPQGWQQWSADITALIASCESIEALERLQHTHRPLLRRLSRAWPELYTELGQAFAARRSNVGSTEPKPKTSERRSSRTRKARITPSTPRTSKANGPAAPLH from the coding sequence GTGAGCGGGGCCCTCGTGTACCAGGCGATCAGCGGCGTTGCTGCCGATCTTGCCAACCTCGGGCTGGCCAAGTCGATGATCAACACCGACGATGGCTATGGCTATCGCTCGATCGACCAGCTGATGAACCGGCTGGCGCCGATCCTTGCCGTGCGCAAGCTGTGCATCCTCCCCCGGGTGCTTGAGCGCAGCTCGGCCGAGCGCCGGCAAGGCGATGACCTCCTCACCAACGTCACGTTGAAGGTTGCCTATGACCTGGTCAGCCCGGAGGATGGCTCAAGCCACACCGTGGAGGTCTATGGCGAGGCCCTCGACCGCAGCGACAAGGCCACGCCCAAGGCGCTCACCGCTGCCTACAAGGCCGCCATGCTGCAGACGTTCTGCGTGCCGGTGGCCGGAATGGAGGATGCGGACGCAAGCTCGCCAAGGCTGAACGGCGCAGCTGCAACCAGCGCGGCAGCAACCATCAACGACACTGAGCCGCCGCAGGGCTGGCAGCAATGGTCAGCGGACATCACGGCGCTGATCGCCAGCTGCGAGAGCATCGAGGCACTGGAGCGGCTGCAACATACGCATCGGCCGCTGCTGCGGCGGCTCAGCCGAGCATGGCCCGAGCTCTATACCGAGCTTGGCCAGGCCTTTGCAGCACGCCGGAGCAACGTCGGGTCCACTGAGCCGAAGCCCAAAACGTCCGAACGCCGCTCCTCGCGTACACGTAAAGCACGGATCACCCCATCTACCCCTAGGACGAGCAAGGCCAATGGCCCGGCTGCCCCGCTACATTAA
- a CDS encoding peptidylprolyl isomerase, with the protein MRNLVIAGVMLAAATGMSARAQPPKPLTPGDIVAAAPASAWKDISPDDLLVMQMGTRRIVIQLAPAFAPVHVANIRTLARGNWWEGASVYRVQDNYVAQWGQNETEKPFPAGIVARPPHEYWRALSGIALTPLGSPDAYAPAAGFWQGWPVATSPAEGWATLPHCYGYVGVARDLAPDTGTGAELYAIIGHAPRTLDRNIAVVGRVIEGIDALSSLSRGTGTMGFYKEGAEAAVPLTSVRVASQLPAGERPRFQYLDTASATFTRYLKLRANRNDDFFKVAAGGVDLCGASVPVRKTP; encoded by the coding sequence ATGCGCAACTTGGTGATCGCGGGCGTGATGTTGGCGGCGGCAACGGGAATGTCCGCAAGGGCCCAGCCCCCCAAGCCGCTGACGCCGGGGGACATCGTGGCAGCTGCGCCGGCGTCGGCCTGGAAGGATATCTCGCCCGACGACCTGCTGGTGATGCAGATGGGCACCCGCCGGATCGTCATTCAGCTGGCGCCGGCCTTTGCCCCAGTCCACGTCGCCAACATCCGCACGCTTGCGCGGGGCAATTGGTGGGAGGGCGCAAGCGTCTACCGGGTCCAGGACAATTACGTCGCGCAATGGGGCCAGAACGAAACGGAGAAGCCCTTCCCAGCCGGGATCGTCGCACGCCCGCCGCATGAATATTGGCGCGCGCTGAGCGGGATTGCGCTGACGCCGCTTGGCTCGCCCGATGCCTACGCGCCGGCCGCCGGCTTCTGGCAGGGCTGGCCGGTCGCAACCAGCCCGGCCGAGGGCTGGGCGACCTTACCCCATTGCTACGGCTATGTCGGTGTCGCGCGCGATCTGGCGCCTGACACGGGAACGGGCGCGGAGCTATATGCGATCATCGGCCATGCGCCCCGGACGCTGGACCGCAACATTGCGGTCGTCGGCCGCGTGATCGAAGGCATCGACGCTCTCAGCAGCCTGTCGCGCGGGACCGGCACGATGGGATTCTACAAGGAAGGGGCGGAGGCAGCCGTGCCGCTGACCTCGGTCCGAGTGGCGAGCCAGTTGCCGGCGGGCGAGCGGCCGCGGTTCCAATATCTGGACACGGCGAGCGCAACCTTCACGCGATATCTGAAGCTCCGGGCCAATCGGAACGACGACTTCTTCAAGGTCGCGGCGGGCGGCGTCGACCTGTGCGGCGCCAGCGTGCCGGTGCGCAAAACGCCCTAG
- a CDS encoding PilZ domain-containing protein — translation MNFSLLQARISEADDPSDRRRFDRLPIELGATMRQLGETGLDARILNISERGFMAQSEGKFEVGARVWLMLPGRPRANAVIRWTAGDKLGAEFAQPISLHGIIRS, via the coding sequence ATGAACTTTTCCCTGCTTCAGGCGCGTATTTCGGAAGCCGACGATCCCAGCGACCGGCGTCGTTTCGACCGCCTTCCCATCGAACTCGGCGCCACCATGCGCCAGCTCGGCGAGACCGGGCTGGACGCGCGCATCCTCAACATCTCCGAACGCGGCTTCATGGCCCAGTCGGAGGGCAAGTTCGAGGTTGGCGCCCGGGTCTGGCTGATGCTCCCCGGACGGCCCCGCGCCAATGCCGTCATCCGCTGGACTGCGGGCGATAAACTTGGCGCGGAATTCGCGCAGCCCATCTCGCTCCACGGCATCATCCGCTCCTGA
- a CDS encoding PilZ domain-containing protein codes for MASNFILDGSIIPRRVKRMFDQRSEPRIDCPADKAILSFRGQDHVVQLVNQSASGAMIRFERTPNIGETLRFRSQERASERAQVRWVRDGKIGLTFLGKVG; via the coding sequence TTGGCGAGCAATTTCATCCTCGACGGAAGCATCATCCCGCGCCGGGTCAAGCGCATGTTCGATCAACGGTCGGAACCGCGGATCGATTGCCCGGCCGACAAGGCGATCCTCTCCTTCCGCGGTCAGGACCATGTCGTCCAGCTGGTCAATCAGTCCGCGTCAGGTGCCATGATCCGCTTCGAACGTACGCCCAACATCGGCGAGACCCTCCGCTTCCGAAGCCAGGAGAGAGCGTCGGAACGCGCCCAGGTGCGCTGGGTCCGGGATGGTAAAATCGGTCTTACCTTCCTGGGCAAGGTCGGGTAG